One segment of Armatimonadota bacterium DNA contains the following:
- a CDS encoding prepilin-type N-terminal cleavage/methylation domain-containing protein, producing the protein MPAMRRGCELDRGDAERSGSDAGYTLIEIVVGLAVVAVALAGVYGLVLTAMQSFGLVEDALDAQQAGRLVAERLGEEVRWAEAILPLAGCGATGLCPDRVALRIPAANPIRPGRPYGVEFRYDPRRQEVVRRQDGQEAVLASGVAQLTFRYLTAQGGQPAHAREVARLQVEVTTASPGGRGVRRTTPADILLRNVGVAELPSPVPTEPLAGEPGRDLSWRPTPRPVTALTADDRAQPSARARGERPPGSGEAVPEDETASTEERPAPAPTHAPAGYPR; encoded by the coding sequence ATGCCCGCCATGCGCCGGGGCTGCGAACTCGACCGAGGCGACGCCGAGCGCTCCGGGAGCGATGCCGGCTACACCCTCATCGAGATCGTCGTCGGCCTGGCCGTCGTGGCCGTCGCCCTGGCGGGGGTCTACGGCCTGGTCCTCACCGCCATGCAGTCCTTTGGACTGGTGGAGGATGCCCTGGATGCCCAGCAGGCGGGGCGCCTCGTGGCCGAGCGGCTGGGCGAGGAAGTCCGGTGGGCGGAAGCGATCCTGCCTCTCGCCGGGTGCGGGGCAACCGGCCTGTGCCCCGACCGGGTGGCGCTGCGCATCCCCGCCGCCAATCCCATCCGTCCGGGCCGCCCCTACGGGGTGGAGTTCCGGTACGACCCGCGGCGCCAGGAGGTGGTGCGCCGCCAGGACGGCCAGGAGGCGGTGCTCGCCTCCGGCGTCGCCCAGCTCACCTTCCGGTACCTGACCGCGCAGGGTGGGCAGCCCGCCCACGCCCGCGAGGTGGCCCGCCTGCAGGTCGAGGTGACCACGGCCTCCCCCGGCGGGAGGGGCGTGCGCAGGACCACACCGGCCGACATCCTCCTCCGCAACGTCGGGGTGGCGGAGCTCCCCTCGCCCGTTCCGACCGAGCCGCTCGCCGGTGAACCCGGACGGGATCTCTCCTGGCGGCCCACCCCTCGGCCCGTGACGGCGCTCACCGCCGATGACCGAGCGCAGCCCTCCGCCCGGGCTAGGGGAGAGCGGCCGCCAGGCTCGGGCGAGGCCGTGCCGGAGGACGAGACCGCTTCCACGGAGGAGCGACCCGCCCCCGCCCCCACCCACGCGCCCGCCGGCTACCCGCGCTGA